The genomic region ctaaacaaaatattaataaatcgAATATGTACAAATAGCTTCTCAAATAGTAGGCAGGTGCTGCAGAATGGCAATTGAAAAGCGTCGTTAAATTCAAGAAATGTTAATGACTTTACCATAACAGTTACCACAACAGTTCCCAAGATAGTTCCATATAACGGAAAATAGCCTAAACTTTAAGATCACGTGCTGTACTAACTTGTTCGCattcttattaaaatattaaggaACTGTTTTATttcactgcaacaacaacaatagaaatTTAATACTTCTTCATAAGAAATTTAGTGACAATCATAGCTAAGTTCCAAACTGAACTGGTGGTATGGTTAAACTGACACGAAGACTAAGTACTTGTATTATCGACTGATTGAAATTTCTCTTAAGCATCAAGACTAAATTATGCGGCATATATGGGGATTATTGCAAATCTTCTTTTAGTCTATCTTTTAATAAGTGTACATATGTTATCCTCcgaatattttctatttataacATGCAGGTAGGCATATAACATACACCTACGTAAAAACATCTTGATATATACTATGCAtagtatacttacatacacattatggtgagccaaaaaaaaaacaataaaatcgaagTTATGGCCTGCCCTTTTCTTAGTATATAATAGGTCAACTGAAAAGTCTCCGTCCTACCATagtgaaacacattttttgacaaaattcggCAAATTCCTTGCAAGGTTGATATACgaattatagcgaccctccaacttcTATTGCTTCAAAATATGCCTCCGTTTCGGCGATTACTTCTTCATTCAACGAAAATTTCCTCCCAGCGAACATTCCTTTGGCATCTGAGTacggaaatagtcgctgggaaGCAGATCTGCAGAATTCAGTGGATGCGGCAGCAATTCCTAGcctaattcatggattttttttcaaatattcgtgaatgatatgatatcCACGTTCAGTTAATAGCTTTAGAATGCCTGTTTATGTTCAGTTTAACCCATAAATTCGATATAAGTTTCTTTTGCCTCGcccttttacaaatttattatttatatacttacaccTTTAGGTATGTGATAGCCAGCAATTACAGCGTCTGTTTGCAAACTTCTGCCATTCGCAATGACAACTGGATACATTCTGCAAAtaacaagcacaacaacaataaaatataattcgtTTTGCATTAAATATAATACTTGTTGCTTTCATATatgtttttacatacatacatacatacatatgtatatagtatgcatACACTTATTGGTAGTGTTTAAAAATAGCGCACCTCAAAGTCTCTTTTATGCAGGCTCTCAAATAAGGTATTTGCTCCAAAGCGCTTTGATCGATTTCTGCTTCACGCGTTGGAAATACACTTCGCAATTCTTCGTAAAGCTGCTGCTGCTTATCGGGATTTTTCGCTAATTGATAAATGGTCGACGAAACGGCAACGGAGGTCTGCAATGGCCAATTAATACATGTAATAATTCTGAATGAGGcgcataaaattcaattaattggcaagaaaataaatataatgaaatgcatgagaccaataaaaaaaaaaatatcataaaataaaattgcattaatttattaaaaatggagaaaaaaaaaGTGAACTCAATAAAAATGCGGAAAATCCATTAATTATTGtacttattaaattaaaagaatacatgaaaaatattgaaaatattaatcgattattttaggaaattttcattaaattttaaaatattttaaagtaccaaaaaaaaattaataaatgtataattaattattatttatataaatgaaccATTAATATCGTTATTTTAGCAGAATTTAAGATACTTTAATAAGCGGTGACCTCCGAAAAAAAGTGtgtaagtgaaaataattttcagcttaaaattatctctaatccaaaacttgaaaataatattattagtcGTAGGACTGGTGAATATTTTTTccccgaaaaattttttttttttttgtgaaaaaatgtctAGTGCAAATTGGcttaaaaatcaaagttattaacgaaaatcttattccttcgatcattTCCTGctaaatatatctaaaaatgTTCTACCGACTCTCAATACAGTGTTCGGAGAAGAACGAATTTAAAGTTTAGGGAGCGGATTACGAATTACGAAGTTAAAAGATCTTACGTATACTTAGTTGTAATACACGACTTATGCCAACGACTTTTCCAGTCCACAAAACACTTTTAATAACGACTttttggaatggccttcagctccttcagggaattttgttttatctctccGATCGACTAAAACCGGGTTCCATACCGATGATTGTTgatttgcatgtcaaactcataaattcatttctcatcggcagttataatgctctccaagAATGTGGGATCGGAGTTCGAATGATCAAACATCTCCAAAGAGaactgtttacggtactctttttaaaaaacaaaattcagctttatcggtaCGATCCATCAAAACCATTCGAACGGACTaacgagagatgtcgagctctctttcCATTTCTCTAATACTAGCCTGACGATCTTCAAGCactaaatcttttatttttttgttcaatattttcatcagttgaagtgcaatatgtaagtaaatggTTTCCTGTAAGTAAATGGTTTCCTGTTTTCTGGAAAAATTGCACTGCCGTAACAATGCAGGGCAGTAAATTCTGTTTCTCAATTGTCTTTCCAGAAATAAGGAAAATCAACCGTCAAAGACGCATCATTCTTCACCAAAACAATACAAACTTTCACACATCGACTGAGACAACtgtatttttgagcactcaaaagaGCGATTTTATGAGTACTTGAAAAGTCCTGACTTGGCTTTCTTTTATTCTCGTAAAAAATAAGCACATAATGATGCGTTCAATAGCATGTTTTGGGGATACCTCAATCTGAGTGGCAAAAATCTGCATAtcttcttatatttatataattaatatgcCTTACtcatcattaaaaaaaaagcatacaCTGctcattaaatttataaaagctCACCGTATCCACGCCAACCAAGAATAAATCCAACGCCAACACAGCTGCCAATTTGCGGTTGCCGGTTTTGCGCACAATGCGTCCCACAATCGAATCAGCGCCGGCGGAATGCGGCAACGCCAGCGCAGCATCTTCGCGATCCATTGTGCGACTTATGTTTCGCATGCAAATTCTATGGAGTGAAATGAAATACGCCAATTAATTAAACGTTATGCCATTTATACTAATCTATAGTACTATAAATAGGCTCTATAGTACTATAGTAACAActaattattatgaaaatatatcaagaacaataacaacaacaaccatcaCCTTGACCATCAACTTACTCGGTAAACTGATCCAACGCCTTGACGAAACTGCGATACGCCTTGGTCGGATAGAAACGCCACAGTGGCATGCGCAGCTCCAATTCCGGCACAGCCCAGAAGAAAGTGTTTATGGCGTTTATGATTTGTTGCGACTCCTCACTGCCATCTGGCGACAAGCAGCCAAGGCGTGTGTCCAATGCCACGCGTCCCACAGCTGTCAGGCGAGAGCAACACGTACAAAATGTTATTTTCAGTTAAAGCTTGGGCtccatacacatatacatatacatagatatataaaaCATTAGTGTCCTGCCAgacattttacatttattacaatttattttactcaCATTCCAACGCCCATTTGTGTAATTCGTGCAGAAAATTCGCTGGCAGCTCATGCTTTTCATTGCGCATTTCATGTACTctgtaatttataatttacacGCAAAAAGATTAGCAAGTAACGGTATTATGTTACATACAAGTTTACTTCATATTTTCTTGTCTCTTTTTTGACGCCtcatttaactaaaatttgaaaaattgtgctACATAATATATTTTGGTGCTGTTAGTATATACAGTGGTGGTCATATTATTAGGAATGCTAATAATTTTTGCCAATTCTAGCGCTTATTTTCGTAAATGTGCTTTATGTTCAGCACTTACTATTTATTTGATCTGAGTCGGTTTTAcaatgttcgtctgtctgtttgtAACGGTGATTTCAATAAGAGGTTttcaaaaacggtttgggatatcaatgaaattctttatttctgtgaaagtaTATTCAAGGTCATTATGTATgcaactcgatttcttttgcatggccaccacgggcacgcttgcagaagttcaGATTCAGACCCAATTTTctacggttttcaagcataaatcggccgactgctgcaatttcatgttcgatattcgtacgaagttcatcaatcgtcgctggcttgttatTAAGATCATAGACTTGACGCACGACTGAGCCATTTCGTAAGATAACACGTTTACCAAACATGGTTTTCAAtcaatcgattgtgacatttgctgtgtggcttgtggcggcGTCCTGTTGGTATCactattgtccaagtccatatcatccaattcgggccaataATACTCGGTtgtcattgagcggtagcgattcccattcacaataaagtgccggtcttgatcatcacgaaaaaagtacggcttaatgacgccgccggcccataaaccccaccaaactgtaattttttcgggatgtaaTGGTggctcatggagtacgtgtggattgctgcctggccaataacgcatattttgcttattgacgaagacgaagccattcagccagaaatgagcctcatcgctgaagatgatttttcgatgaaaatccggatcattctcaagttgttgctcagcccaattcacgcacatacgacgattctggtggtcaagcggcttcagttcttgcgtcaatttgatattgtaaggatgtaggtcaagatcttttcgcaaaattcgccacaaggACGTCACAGATATGCCCAACACTTGAGAACGaggtgtgagagactgatttgggtcttcctaaATTGATGAGGTAGCGGCAGCAATATCATCAAAACTACGTGCACTTTTTTGTcacactggcacgggaacattttgtgctGTGCctgtgaattcaaatttttccactagacgttcaattgttgatctgacaagacgattatgacgaccataaattgggtGTAGCGCTCTTAAAGCGAACACCGAATTTcggtattttaataatttcgactcgttgttgcgtcgtatatctttccacgatgaaatggcaaatcttacagaagagaaatgtcaaaagagcgggaaaaaatatggcatcgtttgctgtccctatcggtctacttttgtagcgcccttattgaaaaccccattACCCCGTTATAAGAAATGCACTTCTGAATGCTATTGTAGAAATCGTCGCCTAACGGTACTTCTTAATATATCTACAACTTGGTGGCTGCTCTCTTTAACCTTATTTTTCCGTTCTGCAAATCAATTGTGctcaattattaaaacaaaaaaaatatcaattcttACATTTCTTAGAATCTGTTCTAATTATCTGGCGACcactgcatatacataaataacaaaagttaaactaaacatttatttatcCATAAAACCTCACCTTTGCATAAATTCACTGGCAATTTCATTTAATGGCGGCACATACTGTTTAGCCGTTTGCGGTTGTAGTAGTATTTGTTGTACCTCTTGACGGAACAGCGCCCAGTTTTTGCCATGTCTAAAGTGAGTATACAAGCATAAATTCATTACATTGATATTACACTTCGCTGCATGCGCAAGtgtctgcatatatgtatgtatgtttgtgtgtgtgtgtgtggaaaagTAATCGCCTTTCTTTTCTTGCTTTGCCTTCCAATACTTACACACCAATGAGACCGGCGATGTCGCCGAAGAAATCGCGTCGCAATTTTCCCTTATAATGTTTGAGTGATGGCATTGAGGGTCTGCAAAAGATACACGCtcataaattaatttacaacatttaattgcatgtttataaaaaaaaaatcgttagtAATGTGAGAGCAGAGGATTTGaggtttaaacaaatttatagtatatatgtacatatgtatgtattatatgcaGTAAAGGTACGTgattaaagaacaaaaacaaattttaatcatcgaaaatctctctattgttttaaaaaaatattctcctTTAAGATCTAGACACTGTGGCATGCTTTTGAACCAATATtctaagctttttttttttggggatAGAGTTATCCCCAAAACTTGCGTTCTAAGCGCATCACCCGCCTCTTTCGGTGTCGAAGCACGTTTATCTCTTAGTTTGTGTTTTACGTACGGGAGTAAAAAGTAGTCCGTTTCCagaacaacaaataattttggcCGCCTTCACGAAATTCATCTTGGTAGTGATCTACGCTCTCGTTTGAATTCATCACACCATCGATAAACATTGTTCATTGGTTGAGCTTCTTTGCTAAAAATTGAATTGGTACACTGTTGCTGCGTTAATTCACGTCGAgggttgtaaaaaaaatattcgttcaGAAATTATCACGCTTTGATTCCATTTTTGGccgatatgaatattttaagttactgtcaataatacaaatattgccCGTATGCCAAAACGTTCTAAGTATGTATAAcatcttattcttctttattgacgtagacagcGGTTATGCTGttgtagccgagtttacaacagcgagTCAGacatttttccttaaaaaaacggCGCATACACCTAGAGAACTTCCAAGAACTCGAAAAGGTGAGAACTACTCCTGACAGTTGAGTTTACTGAATAGTTTACAGAATATTTTCGAATCCCCCTCGTCATAACATCGTCAATGCAATGTtatagaaaagttaaaaaattttcgcaTGAAAATTACAGCCGAAAATACTAAGGCTTAGCGGCCTCCTATGAGTGCGAgcattataaaattatgaaaagaaaAAGTTCTAGACGAGCGCTGTCGTCAATGACGCAGCAAACTTCATCACTGAATTTTTACACGTCCCAACCAACCTGTCCAAAGTTGGTAACAGTGACGACGGCTCATCTCAAAGCTGAATGAACTATCACATTATAGTATATAGAGAGTATATATGATGGtatatgctgttgttgtagctaaagatgtatgtatgtacgtgggCATGTAAGTTTATAAGGCGCCTCAAGACATGCGTGATAGAGCGAgcataaacaagcaaaatagttacataaataaaaatgcagcaacaacaatttttgtagTAATAAAATAcggaaaaacaaatataatatatatgtatatttatatatatatgtatatttatatatatatgtatatttatatatatatgtatatatgtcagTATATAGTTGCCACATTCATAGTTCCGGTGAGCCCACAAGCCAACTTAAGGTTTCCACACGCAGTGACACAACTCATAAAAAATATGCGTGCGTGAAAAGCACATATACccactacatatgtatacaccttTACATAATTACTTGCGTGTGAATTTCTATCAACCAACACAATTGTGCACCGCTGGCTGCAAGTAACTCCATTAGAATCGTAAATCTTGAGGCGAAGGTGCTACGTTATATGCTTTGCGTTatactgacatacatacataactacaatatattatacaatatatgtataagatattatatttgttatttatagtatattcatacatatgtatatagcggCATAACAAATAGCGCGTCGCACATGCGCAGACGTCACTTCAAATGTGCATATCACAAGCGTGTACTTTCTCGCGACGTCGATCGCTCGTCTAGGCCTAGTCACTCCACAGACTGCAGCTTCTGGCTATTAAAGCGAGCGAGCAAtctacaaaaatagttttttaatattcgatTTTATTGATTTCGTTTCTTTTTGTTGATTATGGCCTTAAGTTCAGTTGTCAATTGGTTTTAATAGAGTATCAATATCGACTTTGAACGTGACCTCATTGTGCTTGAAAGACAAGCAATTGTATTTGtttaagttattatttatttgtcatATATGATGAACAAATATGAAAtcgagaaaaattattttttgtgaagcGACATTACAAATTTGTGTGGAGCCCatgtataatatttcttattcttctttattggcgtaaagATCGCTTACACAGTTATAGGCGATCTCGGCTTTGCTCACGGTTACAAAATGTTTAAGGTAATACCAAGTGCCATATTTCAGGATCTCCAAAATATCCAAGCGCAGTTTTTATCACTGAAATAGTCTCAGAGGAAATCAAAAGCAAGGATTCGCGCGGTGATAAGGCGAGCACAAGAAATGGCATAGGGACGCAACTCAAATATATTCCAACATACATAATTAGCATTCAGCATcctagaatatttttttaagtaaaaaaatttttttggcataattctttttttttttatttcaactttccGATGCCACTTTTGTAATGATATGATCTTTGCTTCTAAATATGTCTCAATTTCAGCGTTCAGcacttcattcgacgaaaatttctt from Bactrocera tryoni isolate S06 chromosome 3, CSIRO_BtryS06_freeze2, whole genome shotgun sequence harbors:
- the LOC120771311 gene encoding probable cytochrome P450 49a1, encoding MSQLHKTTTALVKRASFSAAATAMPNAVTLPEALTHEPPRINTPKAPTVATTKAKESAPVSHARPYTAVPGPWGMPVLGNSWRFAPLVGQYRIQDLDKVMKELHINYGKIVKVGGLIGHPDLLFIFDGDEIRNIFKKEETMPHRPSMPSLKHYKGKLRRDFFGDIAGLIGVHGKNWALFRQEVQQILLQPQTAKQYVPPLNEIASEFMQRVHEMRNEKHELPANFLHELHKWALESVGRVALDTRLGCLSPDGSEESQQIINAINTFFWAVPELELRMPLWRFYPTKAYRSFVKALDQFTEICMRNISRTMDREDAALALPHSAGADSIVGRIVRKTGNRKLAAVLALDLFLVGVDTTSVAVSSTIYQLAKNPDKQQQLYEELRSVFPTREAEIDQSALEQIPYLRACIKETLRMYPVVIANGRSLQTDAVIAGYHIPKGTHVIFPHLVVSNDPAYFPEPKRFLPERWLKRGETSAECPHAGRKIHPFVSLPFGYGRRMCVGRRFAEIELNMLLAKIFRKYKVEYNSGELVYKVNSTYIPESPLNFKLTLRAE